The following is a genomic window from Myxococcus guangdongensis.
GGGCCGATGAGCTGCGAGCGCTTGCCGGCGAGCGCGGCGACGAAGGCGCGGTGGAGGAAGCTGCGCTCGACGTGGGGGCCGTAGAAGTCGGGCAGGCGGAGGATGGTGCCCTGGATGCGGCCGGCGGCGTGCTCGGCGAGGAGGAGGTCCTCCTGTTCCTTGCGCATGCGGCCCTTGAAGGAGTTGGGCTCGCGCGGGTGGTCATCGCGCACGGGCGTGGTGCGAGGCAGACCGTAGGGATAGACGGTGCCGATGAGGACCACGTGCTTGACGCCCTCGGCGATGGCGCCGTCGAGCGTCTTTCGCATGAGCTGCGGATGCAGGTGGAACTGCCAGTAATTGACGCCCACCATGTAGATGAGCGTGTCCACGCCCCGAGCCGCTTCGCGGACGGAGACCGGGTCATCCGGGTTCCACGTCACGACTTCGGCGAGCGGGTCCGCGCCGAACTCGGACTCGAGTGAGCCCCTGGAGCGGCCGACCACCCGGTAGGGTCGTCCCTCGGCCTTCAAGGCGCTGGCCACGCTCTGGCCGATGACTCCGGACGCTCCGAACAACGCCACCTTGCCTGCCATGTCGGACTCCTTTGTGCGAACAGCGGAGACTTTATGAACACCGTTCACTGAACGCCGTTCATTTAGTGGTGGTCGTTCGGAAGGTCAAGTCCTAGGGTGGTGGGTATGGGGATTCCAGAGCGGAAGGAGCGCCAGCGGGCGGAGTTGCGGGAGCACATCCTGCGGGTGGCGCGGGAGATGGTGGTGAAGGAGGGGTTCGGGGCGCTGTCGATGCGCAAGCTGGCGGACGCGGTGGAGTACGCGCCGGCGACGCTGTACCTGCACTTCGAGAACCGGGAGGCGATCGCCCGGGAGCTGTGCATCCGGGGGTTCGAGGAGTTCCTGGCGAAGCTGGAGCCCGCGGCGGTGGAGCCCGAGCCGCTGGCGAGGTTGAAGGTG
Proteins encoded in this region:
- a CDS encoding NAD-dependent epimerase/dehydratase family protein; translation: MAGKVALFGASGVIGQSVASALKAEGRPYRVVGRSRGSLESEFGADPLAEVVTWNPDDPVSVREAARGVDTLIYMVGVNYWQFHLHPQLMRKTLDGAIAEGVKHVVLIGTVYPYGLPRTTPVRDDHPREPNSFKGRMRKEQEDLLLAEHAAGRIQGTILRLPDFYGPHVERSFLHRAFVAALAGKRSQLIGPIDPPHEFIFVPDVGPIVLKLMDEPRAYGRSWNLAGAGATSQRQMMEETYRQLGRPTKLSTMGKGMVRFIGLFDPFMRELVEMHYLLTNPVLMDDSELRHLLGDVPKTPYAEGIRQTLAAMKAPRTAPVSPAPVATGRPRPTP